The Sphingomonas telluris genome includes a window with the following:
- a CDS encoding DUF1491 family protein: MTDRLPAHVEAAAIRRRAEAQGGFAAVLKKGDPDRGALTLILRCRGEVHGLLERELGPDFTYQWVFKKFPETAGSDSLDELVRKKARFDADFWLIELDIADPERFIAETMPPG, encoded by the coding sequence ATGACCGACCGGCTGCCGGCTCATGTCGAGGCGGCTGCGATCCGGCGCCGCGCGGAGGCCCAGGGCGGGTTCGCTGCGGTGCTCAAGAAGGGCGATCCGGATCGCGGGGCGCTGACGCTGATCCTGCGTTGCAGGGGCGAGGTTCACGGCCTGCTGGAACGCGAGCTCGGGCCGGATTTCACGTATCAGTGGGTCTTCAAGAAGTTCCCTGAAACAGCTGGTTCCGATTCTCTCGACGAACTGGTCCGCAAAAAAGCGCGGTTTGACGCGGATTTTTGGTTAATTGAACTAGATATCGCGGACCCGGAACGATTCATCGCTGAAACGATGCCTCCGGGTTGA
- the hemE gene encoding uroporphyrinogen decarboxylase, which yields MLAVLSGERVSPPPVWMMRQAGRYLPEYRQLRADKGSFLDLVYDSDAAAEVTLQPLKRFPELDAAILFSDILIVPFALGQNLSFVAGEGPRLTPPLSTAALEDLTPYLTRLDPIYETVRKVKAALDPSKTLIGFAGAPWTVATYMVAGQGSRDQSETRRLAYADPGRFHAIVDRIVDVTLDYLAGQIEAGAEAVQIFDSWAGSLAPAEFESWVIAPTEKIISALKRRHPHVKIIGFPKGAGGKLPAYARETGVHAIGVDETVDPVWADRDLSDGLPVQGNLDPLALLSGGERLTEAVQRILDAFANRPHIFNLGHGILQETPIANVEQMLAAVKGRA from the coding sequence ATGCTTGCCGTGCTCAGCGGTGAACGCGTCAGCCCTCCTCCCGTATGGATGATGCGCCAGGCCGGCCGGTATCTCCCTGAGTATCGCCAGCTGCGAGCGGACAAGGGCAGCTTCCTCGACCTCGTCTATGACAGCGACGCCGCGGCGGAAGTGACGCTGCAGCCGCTGAAGCGCTTTCCCGAGCTCGACGCCGCGATCCTCTTCTCGGACATCCTCATCGTTCCGTTTGCGCTCGGCCAGAACCTGAGCTTCGTCGCCGGTGAGGGGCCCCGCCTGACGCCCCCGCTGAGCACCGCAGCGCTCGAGGACCTGACGCCCTACCTTACGCGCCTCGATCCGATCTACGAGACGGTGCGCAAGGTGAAGGCAGCGCTGGATCCTTCGAAGACGCTCATCGGCTTTGCCGGCGCGCCCTGGACCGTCGCGACGTACATGGTCGCGGGGCAGGGCAGCCGCGACCAGTCGGAAACGCGCCGCCTCGCCTACGCCGATCCGGGGCGCTTCCACGCGATCGTCGACCGGATCGTCGACGTGACCCTGGATTATCTCGCCGGGCAGATTGAGGCGGGCGCGGAAGCAGTGCAGATCTTCGACAGCTGGGCAGGCAGCTTGGCGCCGGCCGAGTTCGAGAGCTGGGTCATCGCTCCCACTGAGAAGATCATCTCCGCGCTGAAGAGGCGGCATCCGCACGTGAAGATCATTGGCTTCCCCAAGGGCGCCGGCGGCAAGCTACCGGCCTATGCTCGTGAAACCGGCGTTCACGCGATCGGCGTGGACGAGACCGTCGATCCCGTCTGGGCGGACCGCGATTTGTCGGACGGCCTGCCTGTCCAGGGCAATCTTGATCCGTTGGCCCTGCTCTCAGGCGGCGAACGCCTAACGGAAGCCGTCCAGCGCATCCTTGACGCGTTCGCGAACCGGCCGCACATCTTCAATCTGGGGCACGGGATTCTTCAGGAAACTCCGATCGCGAATGTCGAGCAGATGCTTGCCGCAGTGAAGGGCCGCGCATGA
- a CDS encoding ribosome hibernation promotion factor, which translates to MDVRVTGHQQDVADSLRDQAIGRMESIADKYFSRAVAANVTFSPGPQNDFICDIVAPVTNGVVLKAHHRAQKSDIAFEAAADKIETQLRRYAKRLREHKGNGADALIENAGYTIFAPQQEDADEDEGTAPAIVAETRVDIPEASVSDAVMLMDLRNTSALMFKNSGTGELNMIYRREDGNIGWVEPQDR; encoded by the coding sequence GTGGACGTACGGGTGACGGGCCATCAGCAGGATGTTGCTGACTCGCTGCGCGACCAGGCAATCGGTCGCATGGAATCCATTGCGGACAAGTATTTTTCCCGCGCTGTTGCGGCCAACGTGACATTCAGTCCGGGGCCCCAGAACGACTTCATCTGCGATATCGTGGCGCCGGTGACGAACGGCGTCGTCCTCAAGGCGCACCACCGTGCGCAAAAATCCGACATCGCCTTCGAAGCTGCAGCCGATAAGATCGAGACCCAGCTTCGGCGTTACGCAAAGCGTCTGCGCGAGCATAAGGGCAACGGCGCCGACGCGCTCATCGAGAACGCCGGCTATACGATCTTCGCGCCTCAACAGGAGGACGCCGACGAGGATGAGGGGACGGCCCCGGCGATTGTTGCGGAAACGCGCGTCGACATTCCCGAGGCGAGTGTTTCCGATGCGGTCATGCTCATGGACCTGCGCAACACCAGCGCGCTGATGTTCAAGAACAGTGGCACAGGCGAATTGAACATGATCTATCGCCGCGAGGACGGAAACATCGGCTGGGTTGAACCCCAGGACCGCTGA
- the coaE gene encoding dephospho-CoA kinase (Dephospho-CoA kinase (CoaE) performs the final step in coenzyme A biosynthesis.), with protein sequence MIRLALTGSIGMGKSTVADMFERAGVPVFDADAVVRDLRANDPNLIAAIGERFAGTVSDGALDREALARAVLGAPAELHALEALVHPLVHAARTRFILDHRDAPALLFDIPLLFETGGGEVFDKVIVVSAPEEVQRDRVLRRPGMTPDKLEAILARQMPDAEKRRRADLVIDTSGDLSTTESQVREILACLEIPAER encoded by the coding sequence GTGATCCGCCTGGCACTCACTGGCTCGATCGGCATGGGCAAGTCGACCGTAGCCGACATGTTCGAGCGCGCAGGCGTGCCGGTGTTCGATGCCGACGCAGTCGTCCGCGACCTCCGGGCCAACGATCCGAATCTCATCGCGGCGATCGGCGAGCGGTTCGCAGGCACGGTCAGCGATGGCGCTCTCGATCGCGAAGCGCTTGCACGCGCAGTGCTTGGCGCACCCGCAGAGCTCCATGCATTGGAGGCCCTCGTCCACCCGCTCGTACACGCGGCCCGAACACGTTTCATCCTTGATCATCGCGATGCCCCGGCGCTGCTGTTCGACATTCCGCTGCTGTTCGAGACTGGCGGGGGCGAGGTCTTCGACAAGGTGATAGTCGTTTCGGCTCCCGAGGAGGTGCAGCGCGATCGCGTCCTTCGCCGGCCCGGCATGACTCCGGATAAGCTTGAGGCGATTCTTGCCCGCCAGATGCCCGACGCGGAGAAGCGCCGGCGCGCGGATTTAGTGATCGACACGAGCGGCGACCTATCCACAACTGAAAGCCAAGTCCGGGAAATTCTCGCTTGTCTGGAAATCCCCGCAGAGCGATAG
- a CDS encoding MmcB family DNA repair protein, with protein sequence MSTAPESILGPCFQDAPPIAAEVARGVTRLFCRQDLFAICEVPLANGRRADMMAIDGKGALTIVEIKVAKSDLLGDAKWTEYLDYCDRFFWAVPPELAHHCEAERFLPNEAGLIVADRYDAVLVRDAVQRPLPPARRKSELLRFARRAARRLSAQIDPSLGDDF encoded by the coding sequence GTGAGCACAGCCCCCGAATCGATTCTCGGACCCTGCTTCCAGGACGCGCCTCCCATCGCCGCGGAGGTCGCGCGCGGGGTCACTCGCCTGTTCTGCCGCCAGGACCTGTTCGCCATCTGCGAAGTGCCGCTCGCGAACGGCCGTCGCGCCGACATGATGGCGATCGACGGCAAGGGCGCGCTCACGATCGTAGAGATCAAGGTCGCCAAGAGCGACCTGCTCGGGGACGCGAAGTGGACGGAATATCTCGACTATTGCGACCGCTTCTTCTGGGCGGTCCCGCCCGAGCTGGCGCATCATTGCGAGGCGGAGAGATTCCTTCCCAACGAAGCGGGCCTTATCGTCGCCGACCGTTACGACGCAGTGCTGGTGCGCGACGCGGTGCAGCGGCCGCTTCCGCCCGCGCGTCGGAAGTCCGAGCTGCTACGCTTTGCGCGGCGGGCCGCGCGCCGCCTCTCGGCGCAGATCGATCCGAGCCTCGGGGACGACTTCTAG
- a CDS encoding YcgN family cysteine cluster protein — protein sequence MSELVMADVKPFWERPLAELDRGQWEALCDGCGRCCLHKLEDEETGLIYPTNVACALLDRRNGRCTDYAHRKSRVTDCVVLSRNSIGKLDWLPESCAYRLRSEGQPLPAWHYLVSGSRETVHEAGQSTRGWTVSEADVEELEDHVVDKAL from the coding sequence ATGTCTGAACTTGTCATGGCCGATGTGAAGCCTTTCTGGGAGAGACCCCTCGCCGAACTCGACCGCGGTCAGTGGGAAGCGCTGTGTGACGGCTGCGGCCGTTGCTGCCTCCACAAGCTAGAGGATGAGGAGACTGGCCTCATCTACCCGACCAACGTCGCCTGCGCCTTGCTCGACCGGCGCAACGGGCGCTGCACGGACTATGCGCATCGCAAGAGCCGGGTGACCGACTGCGTGGTCCTGAGCCGGAACAGCATCGGGAAGCTGGATTGGCTACCGGAGAGCTGCGCTTATCGGCTGCGCTCGGAAGGCCAGCCTCTCCCCGCCTGGCATTATCTCGTCTCGGGCAGCCGTGAGACGGTTCACGAGGCGGGTCAGTCCACGCGAGGCTGGACGGTCAGCGAGGCCGACGTCGAGGAACTGGAGGATCATGTCGTCGACAAGGCCCTCTGA
- a CDS encoding CopD family protein, translating into MSQFAGFLGAAYPWVKAAHVTFVIFWVAGLFILPRFYVYHHETSPGSAEDRAWTEREDRVRTIILTPSMIIVWVLGLLLAFHLAAFGQHWLSAKLLFVVGLTGYQGWLGSYGRRLAAGHRPLDNKTLRIMNELPGVAAAIIVVLVIVKPF; encoded by the coding sequence ATGAGCCAGTTCGCCGGTTTTCTCGGTGCCGCTTACCCCTGGGTGAAGGCTGCGCACGTCACCTTCGTCATCTTCTGGGTGGCGGGTCTGTTCATTCTCCCGCGCTTCTATGTCTATCATCACGAGACTTCGCCCGGTTCGGCCGAGGACCGCGCCTGGACCGAGCGTGAGGACCGCGTCCGCACCATCATCCTGACGCCTTCGATGATCATCGTTTGGGTCCTGGGCCTGCTGCTGGCGTTCCATTTGGCCGCCTTCGGTCAGCATTGGCTCAGCGCGAAGCTTCTCTTCGTTGTCGGATTGACCGGTTACCAGGGCTGGCTGGGCTCTTACGGCCGCCGGCTCGCCGCAGGGCATCGTCCGCTCGACAACAAGACGCTGCGCATCATGAACGAACTCCCGGGGGTCGCCGCCGCGATCATCGTCGTCCTGGTCATCGTAAAGCCGTTCTGA
- the dnaQ gene encoding DNA polymerase III subunit epsilon yields MREIVFDTETTGLNPATGDRMVEIGCIEMINRVETGRHFHAYFNPERSMPSEAEAVHGLSTIFLSAQPLFAEKVEELLDFIADAPLVAHNATFDFGFLNYELQLCGRPVVCMSRMVDTLVLARTRHPGAKHSLDALCTRFGVDRSLRVKHGALLDAQLLAQVYVELTGGRQIGLGLVADTDPGEVRVSGRTVSVREPRVPRPHFASAEELERHRAFIARLTSPLWERFAPAV; encoded by the coding sequence TTGCGCGAGATCGTCTTCGATACGGAAACCACCGGGCTGAATCCGGCGACGGGCGACCGCATGGTCGAAATCGGCTGCATCGAGATGATCAACCGCGTCGAGACCGGCCGGCATTTCCACGCTTACTTCAATCCCGAACGCTCGATGCCGTCCGAAGCGGAGGCCGTTCACGGCCTTTCGACGATCTTCCTCTCCGCTCAGCCTCTTTTTGCGGAGAAGGTCGAGGAGCTGCTCGACTTCATCGCCGATGCGCCGCTCGTCGCCCACAACGCCACGTTCGACTTCGGATTCCTCAATTACGAGCTGCAGCTTTGCGGTCGGCCCGTCGTGTGCATGAGCCGGATGGTCGATACGCTCGTGCTCGCTCGAACCAGGCATCCGGGCGCCAAGCACAGCCTGGATGCGTTGTGCACGCGCTTCGGGGTCGACCGCAGCCTGCGCGTAAAACATGGGGCTCTTCTGGATGCACAGCTGCTTGCGCAGGTGTATGTTGAGCTTACCGGCGGCCGTCAGATCGGCCTCGGCCTCGTCGCCGACACGGACCCCGGCGAAGTCAGGGTCAGCGGGCGTACCGTGAGCGTCCGCGAGCCTCGCGTTCCGCGTCCGCATTTCGCGAGCGCGGAGGAACTGGAGCGGCATCGTGCGTTTATCGCACGATTGACCAGCCCTTTGTGGGAGCGCTTCGCCCCCGCTGTCTGA
- a CDS encoding cell wall hydrolase, with amino-acid sequence MLVSLRSALLIFAAVSGSSVAPAQVGPSSEPLIAATSASLPKIVEPDRIEYPALPVSNDPVVTPDTDSTADVQATPAKPTGDLPSLVEQFRSADAGSHEVECLAVGIYFESKSEPLAGQLAVGQVIANRANSNGRFPSTYCGVLFQRGQFSFVHGRSLPSVPRASRQWQTAVAIAKIVDQDLKDSAANNALFFHAKRVSPGWRLKRVASIGNHVFYR; translated from the coding sequence ATGTTGGTATCGCTTCGATCGGCACTGCTGATCTTCGCCGCGGTAAGCGGAAGCTCGGTTGCTCCGGCCCAGGTTGGCCCGAGCTCTGAACCCCTCATCGCCGCAACGAGCGCTTCGCTTCCGAAGATCGTTGAGCCCGATAGAATCGAATATCCTGCTCTGCCGGTGTCGAACGACCCGGTCGTTACTCCCGACACTGACTCTACCGCCGACGTTCAAGCGACTCCCGCCAAGCCGACGGGCGACCTGCCGTCGCTGGTCGAGCAATTCCGCAGCGCGGATGCGGGCAGTCACGAGGTCGAGTGCCTGGCGGTCGGCATCTATTTCGAATCCAAGAGCGAGCCGCTCGCGGGTCAGCTGGCCGTCGGCCAGGTGATCGCGAACCGCGCCAATTCGAACGGCCGTTTCCCGTCGACCTATTGCGGCGTGCTTTTCCAGCGTGGGCAGTTCAGCTTCGTCCACGGCCGTTCGCTTCCCTCGGTTCCGCGCGCCAGCCGCCAGTGGCAGACCGCGGTCGCGATCGCCAAGATCGTCGACCAGGATCTGAAGGACTCGGCGGCCAACAATGCCCTGTTCTTCCACGCCAAGCGTGTGTCGCCGGGCTGGCGCCTGAAGCGCGTCGCCTCCATCGGCAATCACGTCTTCTACCGCTAG
- a CDS encoding PaaI family thioesterase codes for MSATPPDELAATGAEAHFRRLEALYRSAPVNRQFDSDIEITGAGTARIRFKVDEGSFHAANAAHGTLYFKMLDDAAFYAANSLISDRFLLTTAFNLHFTRPMRAGQAIAEGRWISGRRRVLIADAHIIGPDGEEAARGTGTFLRSHIALSSLAGYAG; via the coding sequence ATGAGCGCGACGCCGCCTGACGAATTGGCGGCGACTGGGGCGGAGGCGCACTTCCGCCGTCTCGAAGCACTTTATCGTTCGGCTCCGGTGAACCGGCAATTCGACTCGGACATCGAGATCACCGGCGCCGGGACCGCGCGAATCCGGTTCAAAGTCGACGAGGGGAGCTTCCACGCCGCCAATGCGGCCCACGGCACTCTCTATTTCAAGATGCTGGACGACGCGGCCTTCTATGCGGCGAACAGCCTCATCAGCGACCGCTTTCTCCTGACGACCGCGTTCAACCTGCACTTCACGCGGCCTATGCGGGCCGGGCAGGCGATTGCCGAAGGCCGCTGGATCAGCGGCCGCCGGCGAGTCCTGATCGCCGACGCCCACATCATCGGTCCGGATGGGGAGGAAGCCGCGCGCGGCACGGGAACCTTCCTGCGGTCGCACATCGCACTCAGTAGTCTCGCGGGCTACGCGGGCTGA
- a CDS encoding YjbE family putative metal transport protein (Members of this highly hydrophobic protein family,regularly are found preceded by the yybP-ykoY manganese riboswitch (see RF00080). A metal cation transport function is proposed.) produces MLSGFSFSSIATAGGLAKLGQIIVGDLTMAGDNVVIMGSLASGLPERDRRRVLMLGVGMALAFLIIFAVLATQLLKITGLVFAGGLLLLWVAYNMWTELHPREAVIADDPDTAEVEGPTRSKTFLQAAIQITIADLSMSLDNVLLVASIARENPALLVVGLTFSVLFMGFAANYVARLIQRYHWINYIGLAVILYVACNMIYDGWVGGEHVLGLRNVLGFI; encoded by the coding sequence ATGCTCAGCGGGTTCAGCTTCTCCAGCATTGCGACCGCCGGCGGACTGGCCAAGCTCGGCCAGATCATCGTCGGCGACCTCACCATGGCCGGCGACAATGTCGTCATCATGGGCTCGCTCGCATCCGGCCTTCCGGAAAGGGATCGCAGGCGCGTCCTGATGCTGGGCGTCGGGATGGCGCTGGCTTTCCTGATCATCTTCGCCGTGCTCGCGACGCAGCTGTTGAAGATCACGGGCCTGGTCTTCGCGGGCGGTCTGCTGCTGCTCTGGGTCGCCTACAACATGTGGACGGAGCTGCATCCGCGCGAGGCCGTGATCGCGGACGATCCGGACACTGCGGAAGTCGAAGGCCCTACGCGGTCCAAGACGTTCCTGCAGGCCGCGATCCAGATCACGATCGCCGACCTCAGCATGAGCCTCGACAACGTGCTCCTCGTGGCCTCGATCGCGCGCGAGAATCCTGCGCTCCTCGTCGTCGGCCTGACCTTCTCGGTGCTCTTCATGGGCTTTGCGGCGAATTACGTCGCGCGCCTGATCCAGCGTTATCACTGGATCAATTACATCGGCCTCGCCGTCATTCTCTACGTCGCGTGCAACATGATCTACGACGGCTGGGTCGGCGGTGAGCACGTCCTTGGCTTGAGAAACGTTCTCGGCTTCATCTAA
- a CDS encoding PTS sugar transporter subunit IIA, giving the protein MQLSDFLDFDAIKASLSGGNKRALLQQLSQLAAQRLGVDSGEILSSVTERERLGSTGFGHGVAIPHGKIEGINRIYCLFVRLSEAIDYKAIDGQKVDLVFLLLSPPDAGAEHLKALASISRVTRHAPTLEKMRGARSRDALAAVLMGADERDAA; this is encoded by the coding sequence ATGCAGCTTTCGGATTTTCTCGATTTCGACGCGATCAAGGCCTCCCTCTCGGGGGGAAACAAGCGTGCGCTCCTGCAGCAGCTTTCGCAGCTGGCGGCACAGCGCCTGGGCGTCGATTCCGGCGAGATCCTGTCGAGCGTCACGGAACGTGAGCGGCTTGGGTCGACCGGCTTTGGCCACGGCGTCGCGATCCCGCATGGAAAGATCGAGGGGATCAACCGGATCTACTGCCTGTTTGTCCGGCTCTCGGAGGCGATCGATTACAAGGCGATCGACGGGCAGAAGGTGGACCTGGTCTTCCTTTTGCTCTCGCCGCCCGACGCGGGGGCCGAGCATTTGAAAGCGCTGGCCTCGATCAGCCGGGTGACTCGCCACGCGCCCACGCTGGAGAAGATGCGCGGCGCGCGAAGCCGCGACGCGCTCGCCGCCGTGCTCATGGGGGCCGATGAGCGCGACGCCGCCTGA
- the rho gene encoding transcription termination factor Rho, with product MHLKDLKKQTPAELVTMAEELGVEGASTLRKQDLMFSILKVHAETGAEINGSGTIEVLNDGFGFLRSPEANYLAGPDDIYVAPSVVRRFGLRTGDTVEGEIRAPKEGERYFALTKVSQINYDDPEAVRHRVNFDNLTPLYPDSKLELDPKDPTIKDKSARVIDIVAPLGKGQRALIVAPPRTGKTVLLQNIARSITANHPEVFLIVLLIDERPEEVTDMQRSVQGEVVSSTFDEPASRHVQVAEMVIEKAKRLVEHKKDVVILLDSITRLGRAYNTVVPSSGKVLTGGVDANALQRPKRFFGAARNIEEGGSLSIIATALIDTGSKMDEVIFEEFKGTGNSEIVLDRKVADKRIFPSLDVGKSGTRKEELLVDQGVLSKMWVLRRILMQMGTVDAMQFLLDKMKDAKSNEDFFASMNQ from the coding sequence ATGCATCTCAAAGATCTCAAGAAACAGACCCCCGCTGAACTCGTCACCATGGCCGAGGAGCTCGGCGTCGAGGGGGCATCCACCCTGCGCAAGCAGGACCTCATGTTCTCCATCCTCAAGGTCCACGCTGAGACCGGCGCCGAAATCAACGGCTCCGGAACGATCGAAGTCCTCAACGACGGCTTCGGCTTCCTGCGCTCGCCCGAGGCCAATTATCTTGCCGGCCCTGACGACATCTATGTCGCGCCGAGCGTGGTTCGCCGCTTCGGCCTGCGCACCGGCGACACGGTCGAGGGCGAGATTCGCGCTCCCAAGGAAGGCGAGCGCTACTTCGCACTCACCAAGGTCAGCCAGATCAATTACGACGATCCCGAGGCGGTCCGCCACCGCGTCAATTTCGACAACCTCACGCCGCTCTATCCGGATTCCAAGCTCGAGCTCGACCCCAAGGATCCGACAATCAAGGACAAATCGGCGCGCGTGATCGACATCGTCGCACCGCTCGGCAAGGGCCAGCGCGCGCTCATCGTCGCTCCTCCGCGGACCGGCAAGACGGTTCTTCTGCAGAATATCGCCCGGTCGATCACCGCCAATCATCCGGAGGTCTTCCTGATCGTGCTGCTCATCGACGAGCGGCCCGAGGAAGTGACCGACATGCAGCGCTCGGTGCAGGGCGAAGTTGTCAGCTCGACGTTCGACGAGCCCGCGTCCCGCCACGTCCAGGTCGCGGAGATGGTCATCGAAAAGGCCAAGCGCCTCGTCGAGCACAAGAAGGATGTCGTCATCCTTCTCGACTCCATCACCCGCCTCGGCCGCGCCTACAACACGGTCGTTCCGAGCTCCGGCAAGGTGCTGACCGGCGGCGTCGACGCCAATGCGCTGCAGCGGCCGAAGCGGTTCTTCGGCGCCGCGCGCAACATCGAGGAAGGTGGATCGCTGTCCATCATCGCTACCGCGCTGATCGATACCGGATCGAAGATGGACGAAGTCATCTTCGAAGAGTTCAAGGGCACCGGCAACAGCGAAATCGTCCTCGACCGGAAGGTTGCCGACAAGCGCATCTTCCCGTCGCTGGACGTCGGCAAGTCCGGCACCCGCAAGGAAGAGCTGCTGGTCGATCAGGGCGTGCTGTCGAAGATGTGGGTCCTGCGCCGCATCCTCATGCAGATGGGCACGGTCGACGCGATGCAGTTCCTCCTCGACAAGATGAAGGACGCCAAGTCCAACGAGGACTTCTTCGCCTCGATGAACCAGTAA
- a CDS encoding Maf family protein, which produces MPLILASGSAIRRTMLEDAGVEHIAIKPDVDEGAAKARLSTAEEIAGELARQKAIAVSVARPGEWVIGSDSVVSVGGRIFDKPRDRVNAVEHLRLFSDQSMILTSAVALARDGLCDWSHVDTARLQVRPLSEDFIESYLDAEWPDVGYCVGVFRMEGRGVQLFEQIDGSYFTILGMPLIPLLGALRERGVLPS; this is translated from the coding sequence TTGCCGCTAATCCTTGCCTCCGGAAGTGCCATCCGCCGGACCATGCTCGAGGATGCAGGCGTCGAGCATATCGCGATCAAGCCGGATGTCGACGAAGGTGCCGCGAAGGCGCGGCTGAGCACTGCGGAGGAAATCGCGGGCGAGCTGGCAAGGCAGAAGGCGATCGCCGTAAGCGTTGCGCGGCCGGGCGAATGGGTCATCGGAAGCGACAGCGTCGTGTCCGTCGGCGGACGGATCTTCGACAAGCCGCGGGACCGCGTGAACGCTGTAGAGCATCTTCGCCTGTTTTCGGACCAGTCGATGATCCTGACCAGCGCGGTTGCTCTGGCTCGCGATGGTCTATGCGACTGGAGCCACGTCGATACCGCCCGCCTGCAGGTGCGGCCGCTTTCGGAGGACTTCATCGAATCCTATCTCGATGCGGAATGGCCGGACGTCGGCTATTGCGTGGGGGTGTTCCGGATGGAGGGCCGCGGCGTGCAACTTTTCGAGCAAATCGACGGCAGCTATTTCACAATTCTCGGAATGCCGCTGATCCCGCTTCTCGGCGCGCTTCGCGAGAGAGGAGTTCTACCATCGTGA
- a CDS encoding ankyrin repeat domain-containing protein: MKRFGWVVLAAAAVSTASPVLAQSYVSDAEPFISAVKSRDGDKATQLVNDRPTVLNTRNAKGETALNIVIARSDELWTQFLLGKGADPNFAASNGDTPLITAARVGFLPAMDLLFQLGVKVDTANKMGETPLIVAVQQRELEAVKLLLAHGADPDRKDSAAGYSARDYAKRDNRSRDILNAIEAAKKPASKPKSDDLNSFKL, from the coding sequence ATGAAGCGCTTCGGATGGGTGGTGCTTGCGGCAGCGGCTGTTTCGACGGCTTCGCCCGTGCTCGCGCAATCCTACGTCTCGGACGCCGAGCCGTTCATCAGCGCCGTCAAATCCCGCGATGGCGACAAGGCGACGCAGCTGGTGAACGACCGGCCGACGGTCCTCAACACGCGAAACGCCAAGGGCGAGACTGCGCTGAATATCGTCATCGCCCGCAGCGATGAGCTCTGGACGCAATTCCTTCTCGGCAAGGGTGCAGACCCGAACTTTGCCGCGTCGAACGGCGACACGCCGCTCATCACGGCGGCGCGCGTTGGATTCCTGCCGGCTATGGACCTGTTGTTCCAGTTGGGCGTCAAGGTCGATACAGCGAACAAGATGGGCGAGACGCCGCTGATCGTCGCAGTCCAGCAGCGCGAGCTGGAGGCCGTGAAGCTTCTTCTCGCGCATGGCGCCGACCCAGACCGGAAGGACAGCGCGGCAGGCTATTCGGCGCGCGATTATGCCAAGCGTGACAATCGTTCCCGCGACATTCTGAACGCGATCGAAGCGGCGAAGAAACCCGCGTCGAAACCCAAGTCCGACGACCTGAACAGCTTCAAGCTCTAG
- a CDS encoding M48 family metallopeptidase, whose protein sequence is MRLRLDERRGVLKLTGPLRMNRKVALAWAAEQREWVQAQLGAMLPSEPLESGARIPVEGEEVELVWSPTAPRTPKLTGGRLTCGGPQDGFARRIELFLKRRALDVLSSETAEIAQRAGVTVKAVGVGDADTRWGSCSSAGRIRYSWRLILAPPEARRYVVAHEVAHLRHMDHGREFKALESELFGGDADAARLLLRRVGGRLKRIGRSH, encoded by the coding sequence ATGCGGCTGCGGCTCGACGAGCGGCGCGGCGTCCTCAAGCTCACGGGTCCGCTGCGCATGAACCGCAAGGTCGCGCTCGCCTGGGCAGCCGAGCAGCGGGAGTGGGTCCAAGCGCAGCTCGGCGCGATGTTGCCGAGCGAACCTCTTGAATCCGGCGCGCGCATTCCGGTGGAGGGCGAGGAGGTCGAGCTGGTGTGGTCGCCGACCGCGCCACGTACCCCGAAGTTGACAGGCGGCCGGCTGACCTGCGGCGGTCCTCAAGACGGCTTCGCGCGTCGGATTGAGCTCTTCCTCAAACGTCGCGCGCTGGACGTTTTGTCGTCCGAGACCGCGGAAATCGCCCAGCGCGCCGGCGTAACGGTCAAAGCGGTCGGCGTTGGCGATGCCGACACGCGCTGGGGCAGTTGCTCCTCGGCCGGCCGGATTCGTTACAGCTGGCGGTTGATCCTCGCCCCTCCGGAGGCGCGGCGTTACGTCGTCGCGCACGAGGTCGCGCACTTGCGGCACATGGATCATGGCCGCGAATTCAAGGCGCTAGAGTCTGAGTTGTTCGGCGGCGACGCGGACGCCGCGCGGCTATTGCTGCGGCGTGTCGGGGGCCGGCTCAAGCGGATCGGGCGGTCGCACTGA